The Meiothermus sp. genome segment GCTTATTTTTGGCTACTGGACGCTTTTTACCCTCTCGGCTCAGTTTGCCCGCTTCGATCTGTGGGGGGCGTATGGGGCCTGGCTGCCCAATCTGGTCTACGGGGCGCTGGCCCTCCTCGGCACCTGGAGGCTGGCCAGATGAAGAAAGCTGCACCAGCGCCGGGAGGAAGAGCATCTGGGTGTAGCACCCCCTATCTCCTGGGTTCCCTCGTCCCTGCTCCAGGCTGGAGGCAGCCGTGAACACCCTGGACCGCTACTTGTCCAAGGAAGTGGGGTCCTATGTGCTGGGGGCGCTGGCGGTGGTGGTGCTGGCCTTGCTGGGCGGGGCCTTGTACGAGGTGCTGGCCCCGCTTTTGGCCCGGGGGGCCGATCCCTGGGTGGTGAGCCAGTATCTGGCCTTCCGGGTGCCCGAGGCGCTGGTACGGGGGATGCCGCTGGCCTTCTTGTTCGCTTTATTGCTGGTGCTCTCGCGCATGGGCGAGGAGTCCGAGCTCAAGGCCATGCTGGCCGGGGGGGTTTCCAAGCTGCGGGTGCTGTTTCCCCTGCTTTTGTTGGGCAGTTTCCTGTTTGTGGTGTGTTTGGTGGCCGCCGACAGCCTGGTGCCGCGCAGCCTGCAGCAGGGGCAAAACGTTTTGCGGCAGGCGGTGTTGCAAAAACCCAGGGCGTTGCTACAGCCCGGCACCCGATTGGTAGATGCCTACGGGCGCATCGTGTACGTGGGTGAGGTGAGCGAGAGCGGCATTGGCCAGGTGCGGGTCATTACCGCAGAAGAAATTCTGCTGGCCGAGAAGGGCCGTTTTGAGCAGGGCGCGCTGGTTCTTTCGGAGGGGCTGCGGGTGACCTATGGGGGCGCTCGGCCCCGCACCGTGGCACGGTTTGAGCGGGCTACGGTGCCCTTGGTTGAACTCTCGCTGGAGCCCCCCGGCGGCCTCTTCAGCCTAACGGTAGCCGAGCTGCGCCAGCGCATCACCCAGTACAAAGCCCAGGGGCTCCCCTACCACGCCGAGCTAACCGCCCTGCACCGCAAATGGGCCGAGCCCGCCGCGGTGTACTCGTTCGCCATTTTTGCGGTGGGGTTGGCTTTTTTCCTGCTGGGAGGCAGTCGCAGCCTGGGCATGCTGGGGGTAGTGGTTCTCACCTTCATCTACTACGCCACCTGGAGCGTGGGCCGCATCATGGGCGAACAGGGGGTGCTGCACCCCATCCTGGCCGCCTGGGGGCCCAACCTGCTCTATGCGCTGGCCGGGCTGGCGCTATTGCGACTGGGGAAAAGATGAGCATGGATGTTGGAAAACCAAGTCGCACCGTGCGAAGCCCCCTCATGGCCCGCCGCGTCCGGTTTTCGACTCCCCCGCTTTGCATCCGCTCGCTGCTCTGGCTCTCCATGGCGATGCTGGTTTTTTGGTTTGGCCCCTCTGTATGGGCACAGGAGGCCGAGGCCCCAACCTCGGGGGGGAAACGTCTGAAAATCCTCGAGGCCGAGCGCTTGGAGCTCCGAAATGAGAACAACGAGGAGCTGGTCATTCTGGTAGGCAGCCCGGTCAGGATGGACCGGGACGGTGAAAGCATCGAGGCCCCCCGGGTGGTGTTCAATCGCACCCGAAAGCGCCTTTTGCTGATGGGCGGGGTGCGCTACAAAGACAAGCAGGGTCAGCTCATCGAAGCCGACGAGCTCGAGCTCTTCACCGACGACGAAAGCTTCGAGGCTATTCAGGTCAAGATCGAGTCGGGCGAGTTTTATCTGGAAGGCCCCATCTGCCAGCGGGCCGCCGGGCAGATCCTGCTGCAAGAGGGTTACCTGACCCCCTGTCAGCGCTGCGAGCAGGAAGTAGCCGACTATGCCTTCCAGGCCCAGGAAGTGCTGCTTTATCCGGGCGACCGGATCATTGCCCGGGGGGTGTGGGTGCTTCTGCGCGGCGAGCGCACTTTGTATCTGCCGGTGCTGCTT includes the following:
- a CDS encoding LptF/LptG family permease, producing MNTLDRYLSKEVGSYVLGALAVVVLALLGGALYEVLAPLLARGADPWVVSQYLAFRVPEALVRGMPLAFLFALLLVLSRMGEESELKAMLAGGVSKLRVLFPLLLLGSFLFVVCLVAADSLVPRSLQQGQNVLRQAVLQKPRALLQPGTRLVDAYGRIVYVGEVSESGIGQVRVITAEEILLAEKGRFEQGALVLSEGLRVTYGGARPRTVARFERATVPLVELSLEPPGGLFSLTVAELRQRITQYKAQGLPYHAELTALHRKWAEPAAVYSFAIFAVGLAFFLLGGSRSLGMLGVVVLTFIYYATWSVGRIMGEQGVLHPILAAWGPNLLYALAGLALLRLGKR